Below is a genomic region from Catenuloplanes atrovinosus.
TCACGGGCTGGCCGCCGCCGCCTCCTCCGGCCTGGCGAAGCTGCGCGCCGCCGGCATCGACATGGACCCGCAGGCCACGCTGGGTGTGGAGCCGGTCGTCACGGTCGACCCGGCGTTCGCGCCGCTGACCACGGCCGCGCGCGAGCGCCGCGCGGTCGCGTTCGACTACCGGGCGCCCGAGGGCGACGAGCCGGCCACCCGCCGCCTGCAGCCGTGGGGCGTGGTGTGCTGGCGCGGCCGGTGGTACGTGGTCGGTCACGACCTCGACCGCCGCGCGGTGCGCTGCTTCCGGCTGTCCCGGATCGTCGGCAAGGTGCGCCCGTCCGGCCGGCCGGACGCGTTCACGCCGCCCGCGGACCTGGACCTGATCAGCCACGTCTCGCGCTTCTCCGGGCCGGTGGAGTGGACCGGCCGGGCCACGCTGCTGATCACGCCGGGCGTCGGCGCCGGGCTGCGCCGCTGGGCGCGGGTGGTCGAGCCGGGGCGGGGCGACGACCCCAAGGACAAGATCGTCATTCGGTACGCGGACACCGAGCGCCTGGCCGGCACGCTGGTCCGATACGGTCCCGAGGTGCAGGTGCTGGACCCGCCGGAGCTGCGCGACGCGGTCATCCAGCGGCTGAAGGAGTTCGTCGCCCGGACCGAGGAGGTGCCCGCGTGACCACCGCGCCGTCCGCGTCCCGCGCGTCCGCCGACCGGCTCGGCCGCGTGCTCAACCTGGTGCCCTACCTGCTGGCCCGCCCCGGCATCGCGATCGTGGAGGCCGCCGCCGACCTGGGCGTCTCGGAGAAGCAGCTGCGCGAGGACCTGGAGCTGCTCTGGGTCTGCGGCCTGCCCGGCTACGGCCCCGGCGACCTGATCGACATGGCGTTCGACGGCGACAACGTCACGATCACCTACGACGCGGGCATCGGCAAGCCGCTGCGGCTCACGCCGGACGAGGCGCTCGCGCTGGTCGTGGCGCTGCGCATGCTGGCCGAGACGCCGGGCATGGCGAACCGGGACGCGATCGAGCGCGCGCTGGCGAAGATCGAGTCGGCGGCCGGGGCGGACGCGGACGCGCCGGTCGCGGTCCGGATGACCGGCAACTCGAAGAAGGTCGACCGGGTGCGCGGCGCGGTCGAGCGCGGCCGGGCGCTGCGGATCACGTACTACACCGCGTCCCGGGACCAGACCACGGAGCGCGTGGTCGACCCGATCCGGGTGGTGAACGTGGGCGGCTGGGCCTACCTGGAGGCGTGGTGCCGCCGGGCCGAGGCGACGCGGCTGTTCCGGGTGGACCGGATCGACGACTGGACCGAGCTGGACGAGCCCGCCGCGCCGCCGGCCGAGGCGCGCCCGCACGACCTGAGCGCGGGCGTGTTCCGGCCCGGCGCCGAGCTGCCGCTGATCACGCTCCGGGTCGGCCGGTCCGAGCGGTGGATCACCGAGTACTACCCGTGCGAGAACGTGGAGCGCGGCACGTCCGGCGAGGACTGGCTGGTCACCATGCGGGTCACGGACCTGGACTGGGCACGCCGGCTGATCCTGGGCCTGGGCCCGGAGGTGACGGTGGTGAGCCCGCCCGAGCTGATCACCGGCATCCGGGAGCAGGCGGCCGCGGCGCTCGCTGCGTACTCCGTACCCGTTGACTAGGGTTTGGGTCATGGTGTTGTGGATCGTGATCGGTGTGGCGTTGTTCTCGGTGCTGGTGCTGGGGCTGGCCGTGCGCCCGGTGCTGGCGCGCGTGCCGGAGTTGCACCGCGCCGTGCGGCGGCTGCTGCTCAAGCAGGAGGCGCTGGAGCGGCTGCAGGTCCGGGCCGAGGCGCTGCAGGAGCGGACGCTGGCCGTGGCGGAGCAGGCGGGGAAGGCCGCCGACCGGGTCACGGCCATCAAGGCGGGCCTGCCGTAACCGGGCGGCGCTCCGCGATCCTGCCGTCCGGCGGCCTGTTGACGTGCGGTTGCGGGTGGCAGAGACTACGTCCAGCAAAAGGATTCTCACGTCATCCCTGTGCTTGCCCTGTGAAGCGTGCAGGCCTGGTGGCAACGGGCTGATCCGCACGTACGATGGGCACGGCGCCTGATGTCGACGGGCAGCCCTCGACACCGAGTTGGAGTCTGAAATGCAGTTCCTCAAGCCGTGGCACATCATCGTCCTCGTGGTGGTGCTCATCCTCCTCTTCGGCGCGAAGCGGCTGCCCGACGCGGCCCGCTCGCTCGGCCGCTCGATGCGCATCCTGAAGGCGGAGACCAAGAGCATGGTCGACGACGGCAAGGACGCGCCGGACGACCTGGCCGACAAGGCGGACGCGAAGAACGGGCGCGCGCCGCTCCAGGGTGACGTGATCACGCCGCAGACCACGCCCGCGGCCGATCACGTT
It encodes:
- a CDS encoding helix-turn-helix transcriptional regulator; this translates as MSRIRTERLVNLVICLLSTRRFLTAAQIAATVPGYEHDPEDPREHEAFQRKFERDKAELRELGVPLETGTESVFDAEPGYRIAHRDYALPDIPLEPDEAAAVGIAGRLWQHHGLAAAASSGLAKLRAAGIDMDPQATLGVEPVVTVDPAFAPLTTAARERRAVAFDYRAPEGDEPATRRLQPWGVVCWRGRWYVVGHDLDRRAVRCFRLSRIVGKVRPSGRPDAFTPPADLDLISHVSRFSGPVEWTGRATLLITPGVGAGLRRWARVVEPGRGDDPKDKIVIRYADTERLAGTLVRYGPEVQVLDPPELRDAVIQRLKEFVARTEEVPA
- a CDS encoding helix-turn-helix transcriptional regulator, which produces MTTAPSASRASADRLGRVLNLVPYLLARPGIAIVEAAADLGVSEKQLREDLELLWVCGLPGYGPGDLIDMAFDGDNVTITYDAGIGKPLRLTPDEALALVVALRMLAETPGMANRDAIERALAKIESAAGADADAPVAVRMTGNSKKVDRVRGAVERGRALRITYYTASRDQTTERVVDPIRVVNVGGWAYLEAWCRRAEATRLFRVDRIDDWTELDEPAAPPAEARPHDLSAGVFRPGAELPLITLRVGRSERWITEYYPCENVERGTSGEDWLVTMRVTDLDWARRLILGLGPEVTVVSPPELITGIREQAAAALAAYSVPVD
- the tatA gene encoding Sec-independent protein translocase subunit TatA encodes the protein MQFLKPWHIIVLVVVLILLFGAKRLPDAARSLGRSMRILKAETKSMVDDGKDAPDDLADKADAKNGRAPLQGDVITPQTTPAADHVRDR